From the genome of Methylomonas sp. UP202, one region includes:
- a CDS encoding YbdD/YjiX family protein → MARTTSAGMLRRIWDALNGETAYRRYLQHWQTHHADSESAPLSRKAFFAAETRRKWSGVKRCC, encoded by the coding sequence ATGGCGCGGACCACCTCGGCCGGCATGCTCCGGCGAATCTGGGACGCGCTGAACGGCGAAACCGCCTACCGCCGTTACTTGCAACACTGGCAAACCCACCATGCCGATAGCGAATCCGCGCCGCTGAGCCGCAAGGCTTTCTTCGCCGCCGAAACGCGCCGTAAATGGAGCGGCGTCAAGCGCTGCTGCTAG
- a CDS encoding ATP-binding protein, with translation MNEHQRWLQANNDYLGDAIAWLHRLLERQIAELTHAAPPAKRGWFKSRHGEAEQGSDDAETAIRALGKKLAAAESADPPPALIILSRQLGLDRFEQQILLLCAAIELDGKSAALCAKAQDNPYKPYPTFALALRLFEQPNWQALSADRPLRYWRLLEINQPGAEALTTSALRADERIVNFLVEPRHNIDDRLLPFMAPLLGASDAAALAPSQRRVVGEIAAYLQSRASGLSQCVLVQLAGPSTRAKAEVVRLALAELGLGGMATSLESLPTQTADLENLLRLWERERLLLPVALYLDAGHADEHTHAALLRRLLGACNGVLILGVRDPQPEFDGLIVEIAKPDAEEQQHAWREALGDDAADLAAQLAGQFSLELPAIREIADSVAGEPAAGERRDRLWQACLRKTSPKLDQLARRIDVKAAWSDIVLPKEPLALLNQIAGQIQRRGLVYNDWGFVDKMNRGLGLSVLFAGESGTGKTMAAEVIANALQLNLYRIDLSAVVSKYIGETEKNLRRLFDAAEDGGAILFFDEADALFGKRSEVKDSHDRYANIEINYLLQRMEAYRGLAILATNMKSALDQAFMRRLRFIVNFPFPGAAERADMWRKVFPPQTPLAELDYQHLARFNLTGGSIHNVALNAAFLAAASDARQVTMALIFEALRAEFRKLDKPVNEAEFRLLGVVGSAS, from the coding sequence ATGAACGAGCATCAACGCTGGCTGCAAGCCAATAACGATTATCTCGGCGATGCGATCGCCTGGCTGCACCGCTTGCTGGAGCGGCAAATCGCGGAACTGACTCATGCCGCGCCGCCGGCCAAACGTGGCTGGTTCAAATCCCGGCATGGCGAAGCCGAGCAAGGCTCCGACGACGCCGAAACCGCGATCCGCGCGCTCGGTAAAAAACTGGCGGCCGCCGAAAGCGCCGATCCGCCGCCGGCCTTGATTATATTAAGCCGCCAGCTTGGCCTGGATCGCTTCGAGCAACAAATTTTGCTGTTGTGCGCGGCCATCGAGCTGGACGGCAAATCCGCCGCCTTGTGCGCCAAGGCCCAAGACAATCCTTATAAACCGTATCCGACCTTCGCGCTGGCGCTACGCCTGTTCGAACAACCCAACTGGCAAGCCTTGTCCGCCGACCGGCCCTTGCGCTACTGGCGCCTGCTGGAGATCAACCAGCCCGGCGCCGAAGCGCTGACCACCAGCGCGTTGCGGGCCGACGAGCGCATCGTCAATTTTCTGGTCGAACCCAGACACAATATCGACGACCGTTTATTGCCGTTCATGGCCCCGCTGCTCGGTGCCAGCGATGCCGCCGCGTTGGCGCCGTCGCAACGGCGGGTCGTCGGGGAGATTGCCGCTTACTTGCAAAGCCGGGCCAGCGGCCTTAGTCAGTGCGTGTTGGTGCAATTGGCCGGCCCGTCGACCCGTGCGAAAGCGGAAGTGGTCAGGCTGGCCTTGGCGGAACTGGGACTCGGCGGGATGGCGACGAGTTTGGAGAGTCTGCCGACTCAGACCGCCGACCTGGAAAACTTGTTGCGGTTGTGGGAGCGAGAGCGCTTGTTGCTACCGGTGGCTTTGTATCTGGACGCCGGCCATGCCGACGAGCACACCCATGCCGCGTTACTGAGACGTTTGCTTGGCGCCTGCAACGGCGTATTGATTTTGGGTGTCCGCGACCCGCAACCGGAATTCGACGGCTTGATCGTCGAAATCGCCAAGCCCGATGCCGAGGAACAGCAACACGCCTGGCGGGAGGCGCTCGGCGACGATGCCGCCGATTTAGCCGCGCAACTGGCCGGTCAGTTCAGCCTGGAATTGCCCGCGATCCGCGAAATTGCCGATTCGGTGGCCGGCGAGCCGGCGGCTGGCGAACGCCGCGACCGGCTCTGGCAAGCCTGCTTGCGTAAAACCAGCCCCAAGCTGGATCAATTGGCGCGGCGCATCGACGTCAAAGCGGCCTGGTCGGACATCGTATTACCCAAGGAACCGCTGGCGCTGTTAAACCAGATCGCCGGCCAGATCCAGCGGCGCGGCCTGGTTTACAACGATTGGGGCTTCGTCGATAAAATGAATCGCGGTCTGGGGCTGAGCGTGCTGTTTGCCGGCGAAAGCGGCACCGGCAAAACCATGGCGGCGGAAGTGATCGCCAACGCCTTGCAACTGAATCTGTACCGGATCGACTTGTCGGCGGTAGTCAGCAAATACATTGGCGAAACCGAAAAAAACCTGCGGCGCTTGTTCGATGCCGCCGAGGACGGCGGGGCGATTTTGTTCTTCGACGAAGCCGACGCCTTGTTCGGCAAGCGCAGCGAAGTCAAGGATAGCCACGACCGCTACGCCAATATCGAAATCAATTACTTGCTGCAACGCATGGAAGCCTATCGCGGTCTGGCGATTCTGGCGACCAACATGAAAAGTGCGTTGGATCAGGCCTTCATGCGGCGTTTGCGCTTTATCGTCAATTTTCCGTTTCCCGGCGCCGCCGAGCGCGCCGACATGTGGCGCAAGGTATTTCCGCCGCAAACGCCGTTGGCCGAGCTGGATTATCAGCATCTGGCCCGCTTCAATCTGACCGGCGGCAGCATCCACAACGTAGCCTTGAACGCGGCATTTCTGGCGGCCGCCAGCGATGCCCGGCAGGTGACGATGGCGTTGATTTTCGAAGCGCTACGCGCCGAATTCCGCAAGCTGGATAAACCGGTCAACGAAGCCGAGTTTCGGCTGTTGGGCGTCGTCGGGAGCGCATCGTGA
- a CDS encoding phage tail protein: MAQFSVNAQRFDPYKNFKFRVKWDGKYVAGVSKVGALKRTTEVVKHREGGDPSSSRKSPGRTEYEAISLERGVTHDKEFEQWANKVWNFGSGLGAEVSLKDFRKDIIIELYNESGQLAVAYKLFRCWVSEFQALPDLDANANAVAIQHIKLENEGWERDYEVAEPAEETFTEPQ; the protein is encoded by the coding sequence ATGGCTCAGTTCAGCGTCAACGCACAACGGTTCGATCCCTATAAAAATTTCAAATTCCGGGTCAAATGGGACGGCAAATACGTCGCCGGCGTTAGCAAGGTCGGTGCGCTCAAACGCACCACCGAAGTCGTCAAGCACCGCGAGGGCGGCGATCCGAGCAGCAGTCGCAAGTCGCCGGGCCGCACCGAATACGAGGCCATCAGCCTGGAGAGGGGCGTCACCCACGACAAGGAATTCGAGCAATGGGCCAACAAGGTCTGGAATTTCGGTTCCGGACTGGGCGCGGAAGTGTCGCTTAAGGATTTTCGCAAGGACATCATCATCGAACTCTACAACGAGTCGGGCCAACTCGCGGTGGCTTACAAATTGTTTCGCTGCTGGGTGTCCGAATTTCAGGCCCTGCCGGATTTGGATGCCAACGCCAACGCCGTGGCGATCCAGCACATCAAGCTGGAAAACGAAGGCTGGGAACGCGATTACGAAGTTGCCGAGCCGGCCGAGGAAACCTTTACCGAGCCGCAATAG
- a CDS encoding DUF4255 domain-containing protein — translation MSNSLAVATVTAALATLIQNAAQQAVSGAEVVLGRPQTAPPANALRWVQLCLYQVTPNPALRNADLPTRDPSGRISQRPQIALDLHYLLAFYGDETAFEAQRMLGAVARDLHAHPVLTRQAVHNAALSHAPLNDSNLDQAPELVRLTPLPLNLDELSKLWSVFFQTPYALSIAYRASVVLIESDDAVNPAPPVLQRGQDDRGVETLLGRFPRLETIRIGFADNRDVPLPSLPNAWPGLVLTFSGQDLQGDSVTLRFQHPRLGSRDVAIPEADRDATSLRFTLPDDAAAQTDWAAGLYEVAAIVSRDGTERTTNRLSLPLAIRVDSILPANPVARAAGDATLTMAATPQVLTEQAPLLLLGDREVAAQARINPSDPLVFVIENAAPVSLQPVYIRVDGVDSLPFAFLGHPPRYAFADSQRVTIV, via the coding sequence ATGAGCAATTCACTGGCTGTCGCCACGGTAACGGCTGCGTTGGCGACGCTGATTCAAAATGCCGCGCAACAGGCCGTCAGCGGTGCCGAAGTGGTGCTTGGCAGGCCGCAAACCGCGCCGCCGGCCAATGCCTTGCGCTGGGTGCAACTGTGTTTGTATCAGGTCACGCCGAATCCGGCTTTGCGTAACGCCGATCTACCGACCCGCGATCCTAGCGGACGGATTAGCCAGCGCCCGCAAATCGCCCTGGATTTACATTATTTATTGGCGTTTTACGGCGACGAAACCGCCTTCGAAGCGCAGCGCATGCTGGGCGCGGTGGCCCGCGACCTGCACGCCCATCCGGTCTTGACCCGCCAAGCCGTCCACAATGCCGCTCTCAGTCATGCCCCGCTGAACGACTCCAACCTGGACCAGGCGCCGGAATTGGTTCGGCTGACACCGTTGCCGTTGAACCTCGACGAATTGTCCAAGTTATGGTCGGTGTTCTTCCAAACGCCCTACGCCTTGTCTATTGCCTACCGGGCCAGCGTCGTGCTGATCGAATCGGACGACGCGGTCAATCCGGCGCCGCCGGTGTTGCAACGCGGCCAGGACGACCGTGGTGTCGAGACGCTGCTGGGCCGGTTTCCCCGCCTGGAAACAATCCGGATTGGCTTCGCCGACAACCGCGACGTGCCGCTGCCGTCCTTGCCCAATGCCTGGCCTGGCCTGGTTTTGACCTTCAGCGGCCAGGACTTGCAAGGCGACAGCGTAACGCTGCGCTTTCAGCATCCGCGTCTGGGCAGCCGCGACGTGGCGATCCCTGAAGCGGATCGCGACGCCACCAGTCTACGCTTTACCTTGCCCGACGATGCGGCGGCGCAAACCGATTGGGCGGCAGGCCTTTACGAAGTCGCCGCCATCGTCAGCCGCGACGGCACGGAACGCACCACCAACCGCTTGAGTCTGCCGCTGGCGATCCGCGTCGACAGCATCTTGCCGGCCAATCCGGTGGCCCGCGCGGCCGGCGACGCCACGCTGACGATGGCCGCGACGCCGCAAGTATTAACCGAGCAAGCGCCGCTGCTGCTGTTGGGCGACCGCGAAGTTGCAGCGCAAGCGCGCATCAATCCCAGCGATCCGCTGGTGTTCGTCATCGAAAACGCCGCGCCGGTCAGTTTGCAACCGGTGTATATCCGCGTCGACGGTGTCGACAGTTTGCCGTTCGCGTTTTTGGGTCATCCGCCGCGCTATGCCTTCGCCGACAGCCAACGGGTGACCATCGTATGA
- a CDS encoding DUF4157 domain-containing protein yields MSSLTKTPAASRNKVALATQTRPAAGLLQRRCACGNHTPAGGECAACARKNKPIQRQLAIGASNDPMEREADRVADQVLASHSALPTLSAAGAETVRRQEAPKEKTDAEKYQEGLEKLGEAFLQTPLGKTLVEKLKQDALVKGATQLGKDILATWPGRIYTGEAAVITVATLAANHKALPVQIPEIPLDIITPGLSVKLTYKGPVDKPTDAMITFSYREQAAKNDTGKTPLSEADKYRAETAKIAADQAKFRANMRFTPGSPEDLRQRAEDQALRQAALKYRGGLDISETLKKYPWLAAPQPKNGLQLTQPNWSPGKERPSLFGDQFKLRIPGEEEQDDRPALQKKLRLGASDDPLETEADRVAEQVLTSSSNPPLKSTNPSIQRVSGNGSAAAEAVPDSVDRVLASSGRPLDAPLQQDMEARFGQDFSRVRIHIGGAAEQSAREIQAKAYTVGRDVVFGDNQFRPETREGRHLLAHELAHVVQQRGESRGLRKKAVGDDDPIHRPLIERFRRENGFPPSGEDEYGHQVGPSDAQIKYGGLLMPAARPATPAEQREFVEGAIRFLREAADFYRDVTRIDQTRLATILQGWRTAYTSNLRIIQQMLNNDAALASLLVGAYQAAVASLITKAASLLRRTEQDLYQQLVGAIDEVAWPRGRADPTGAELTNALPEAERQQLRVITLSVTLSNLDAYFQPRATMIPLPANVAVHFSSGVMQVLRRGLENIAGTLTNPASWTSGPPPLEPNSMLTLALHLENVGGGYSAFRFTYVRRQVQGGAANGEILVEHLGGIGMETLHPDQAKRAQQHFDRYNFRRGAGWSDPQFQEVLAALEQVPDTTLNLVAGYTFNRGTVHQTHPEWCGEHQSGTRVITLFDCAFTASLTRTGVPGQGLANVARQDVLHELGHALDLRILSQVIDPVNQAVNAQRNAFRRYETQPGSNRYSIPASMQARWNQIHAQITAAQRTRDAARSLSGSQWQAQPGSNDLTIVEGADNVAFRQAAQQDGGPGITHYSDTSWQEHFAESYALYMVDPDGLQRLRPHVFAFLRSNFPR; encoded by the coding sequence ATGTCTAGCCTAACCAAAACGCCGGCCGCTTCCCGCAATAAAGTGGCGTTAGCCACGCAAACTCGACCCGCCGCCGGCCTATTGCAGCGCCGATGCGCATGCGGCAATCACACGCCAGCTGGCGGGGAATGCGCGGCCTGCGCGCGCAAGAATAAGCCGATACAACGTCAATTAGCGATTGGCGCTAGCAACGATCCGATGGAACGCGAGGCCGATCGGGTTGCCGATCAGGTATTGGCTAGCCATAGTGCGTTACCGACGTTATCCGCCGCCGGTGCCGAGACCGTTCGCCGCCAGGAAGCGCCCAAGGAAAAAACCGACGCGGAAAAATATCAGGAAGGCCTGGAAAAACTCGGCGAAGCGTTTTTACAAACCCCGCTCGGCAAAACCCTGGTCGAGAAGCTGAAACAAGATGCCTTGGTGAAAGGCGCCACCCAACTCGGCAAGGATATTCTCGCGACTTGGCCGGGCAGAATTTACACCGGCGAAGCCGCCGTAATAACCGTGGCGACACTGGCGGCGAACCACAAGGCCTTGCCGGTTCAGATACCCGAAATCCCGTTGGACATTATCACGCCCGGCTTGAGTGTGAAGCTGACCTACAAAGGCCCGGTGGATAAGCCGACCGATGCGATGATTACCTTTAGCTACCGCGAGCAAGCGGCTAAAAACGATACCGGAAAAACGCCGCTCAGCGAGGCCGACAAGTATCGGGCGGAGACTGCCAAAATTGCGGCGGATCAGGCCAAGTTCCGCGCCAATATGCGTTTTACGCCCGGTTCCCCGGAAGACTTAAGGCAAAGGGCGGAAGATCAGGCACTCAGACAGGCCGCGCTGAAGTATCGTGGCGGTCTGGATATTTCAGAGACTCTAAAAAAATATCCGTGGCTGGCGGCACCGCAACCGAAAAACGGTTTACAGCTGACGCAGCCCAATTGGTCGCCGGGTAAGGAAAGGCCTTCGTTGTTTGGCGATCAATTCAAATTGAGAATTCCCGGCGAAGAAGAGCAGGACGACCGTCCGGCCTTGCAGAAAAAACTTCGTCTCGGCGCCAGCGATGATCCACTGGAAACGGAAGCGGATCGCGTCGCCGAACAAGTGCTAACAAGTTCATCAAACCCGCCGCTCAAGTCGACCAACCCCAGCATTCAACGCGTAAGCGGCAACGGTTCGGCCGCCGCGGAAGCGGTGCCGGACAGCGTCGATCGGGTTCTGGCGAGTTCCGGTAGGCCGTTGGATGCCCCCTTGCAGCAAGACATGGAGGCGCGTTTCGGACAGGATTTTTCTCGGGTACGCATCCATATCGGCGGCGCGGCCGAACAATCGGCGCGCGAGATTCAGGCCAAAGCCTATACAGTCGGTCGCGACGTCGTGTTCGGCGACAACCAGTTCCGGCCCGAGACGCGTGAAGGTCGCCATTTGCTGGCTCACGAACTGGCTCACGTAGTTCAGCAACGTGGTGAATCGAGAGGGTTGCGTAAAAAGGCCGTGGGTGATGATGATCCGATACATAGACCGCTGATAGAGCGATTCCGCCGCGAAAACGGATTTCCTCCGAGCGGTGAGGACGAATACGGACATCAAGTAGGTCCGTCGGACGCCCAAATCAAATACGGCGGTTTATTGATGCCGGCGGCGCGGCCAGCGACTCCGGCGGAACAACGCGAGTTCGTCGAGGGTGCCATACGCTTTTTGCGGGAGGCTGCGGATTTTTATCGAGATGTGACGCGAATCGATCAGACGCGGCTGGCAACGATTTTACAAGGTTGGCGAACGGCATATACCAGTAATCTGAGGATTATTCAGCAGATGCTGAATAACGATGCCGCGTTAGCAAGCCTTCTTGTCGGAGCCTATCAGGCGGCTGTCGCGTCGTTGATTACGAAAGCCGCTTCCTTGCTACGCAGAACCGAACAGGATTTGTACCAGCAGCTCGTCGGCGCGATAGACGAGGTGGCTTGGCCGCGCGGCAGAGCCGACCCCACGGGCGCGGAACTCACTAACGCGCTTCCGGAAGCGGAGCGTCAACAACTGCGCGTGATTACGCTGAGCGTCACTTTGTCTAATCTGGACGCCTATTTTCAGCCACGGGCGACGATGATCCCGCTACCGGCGAACGTAGCCGTGCACTTCTCCAGCGGCGTTATGCAAGTGCTGCGTAGGGGCTTGGAAAATATCGCCGGCACGTTGACGAATCCCGCCAGCTGGACCAGCGGCCCGCCGCCGCTCGAACCGAATTCGATGCTGACGCTGGCCCTCCACTTGGAAAATGTCGGGGGCGGTTATTCGGCCTTTCGCTTTACCTATGTCAGACGTCAAGTACAAGGCGGCGCGGCCAACGGTGAAATATTGGTCGAACATTTAGGCGGCATAGGCATGGAAACCCTGCATCCGGATCAGGCCAAGAGAGCGCAACAACATTTCGACCGCTACAATTTTCGCCGTGGTGCAGGTTGGAGCGACCCGCAATTTCAGGAAGTATTGGCGGCATTGGAGCAAGTGCCAGACACCACCTTAAATCTGGTTGCCGGTTATACCTTCAATCGCGGCACCGTACACCAGACCCATCCCGAATGGTGCGGCGAACATCAATCCGGAACCCGCGTCATCACTTTGTTCGACTGTGCCTTTACCGCGTCGCTGACCCGGACCGGCGTTCCCGGACAAGGGTTGGCGAACGTCGCGCGGCAAGACGTATTGCACGAGTTGGGGCACGCACTCGATTTAAGGATATTGTCGCAAGTCATCGATCCCGTGAATCAAGCGGTTAACGCGCAACGCAACGCCTTTCGCCGTTACGAAACTCAGCCGGGTTCCAATCGCTACTCAATTCCCGCCTCGATGCAAGCACGCTGGAATCAAATACATGCGCAAATAACCGCAGCTCAACGAACGCGCGACGCGGCTCGCTCCTTGTCGGGTTCGCAATGGCAAGCGCAACCCGGCAGCAACGACTTGACGATTGTGGAAGGCGCGGACAACGTGGCTTTCCGGCAAGCCGCACAGCAGGATGGCGGCCCAGGAATCACGCACTATTCGGATACCAGTTGGCAGGAACACTTTGCCGAATCCTACGCTTTATACATGGTTGACCCGGATGGCTTGCAACGCTTGCGTCCGCACGTATTCGCTTTCCTCCGGAGCAACTTTCCGCGATGA
- a CDS encoding phage tail sheath subtilisin-like domain-containing protein — translation MPVALSYPGVYIEEVPSGVRTITGVATSITAFLGRASRGPTDEPITVNSFGDFIRVFGDLSPDFPLSYAVRDFYLNGGQQALIVRLAKNATASKNADLKLEAASVGLRGDKLTYTIDAKGITAEVAGRYGIAQADLFNMTVYEEPGKGRVERFLNLAVTVGAGARRLDRVLAAESNLIRVQKKADGSADLVAGRPTDSTAAEDPADPAATPASFKKFTGGGDSALLTAEADVVGDKNNKTGLYALDKADLFNLLCIPPDTREGDTLKEVYQKAMKYCADRRAVLIVDPPAAWGANKDTAAATARDGLAGLGLSGVEARNATLYFPRVIQSDPLREGQLDVFAPSGMIAGIMARTDTARGVWKAPAGLDASLSGIQGLQVNLNDAENGMLNPLGINCLRAFPVNGRVVWGARTLRGADQLADEWKYLPVRRTALFIEESLYRGTQWVVFEPNDEPLWAQIRLNVGAFMHNLFRQGAFQGSTPREAYFVKCDRETTTQTDINSGIVNIVVGFAPLKPAEFVVIKLQQMAGQIEV, via the coding sequence ATGCCTGTAGCACTTTCTTATCCCGGCGTTTACATCGAAGAGGTCCCCAGCGGCGTTCGCACGATTACCGGCGTCGCCACCTCGATTACCGCGTTTCTTGGCCGGGCCTCGCGCGGACCGACCGATGAGCCGATCACCGTCAACAGCTTCGGCGATTTCATCCGGGTGTTTGGCGATTTGTCGCCGGATTTTCCGCTGTCCTATGCGGTACGCGACTTTTATCTGAACGGCGGCCAACAGGCCTTGATCGTCAGGCTGGCGAAAAACGCCACGGCCTCGAAAAACGCCGATCTGAAACTGGAAGCCGCCAGCGTTGGTTTGCGCGGCGACAAGCTCACTTACACGATAGACGCCAAGGGCATTACCGCTGAAGTCGCCGGCCGTTACGGCATTGCGCAGGCCGATTTATTCAATATGACGGTGTACGAAGAACCCGGCAAGGGCCGCGTCGAACGCTTTCTGAATTTGGCTGTCACTGTCGGCGCTGGCGCCCGCCGCCTGGATCGAGTGTTAGCCGCGGAATCCAATTTGATCCGCGTGCAGAAGAAAGCCGACGGCAGCGCCGATCTGGTGGCCGGCCGGCCCACCGACTCGACCGCCGCCGAAGATCCGGCCGATCCGGCGGCCACGCCGGCCAGCTTTAAAAAATTTACCGGCGGCGGCGATAGCGCGTTGTTGACCGCCGAAGCCGACGTGGTCGGCGACAAAAACAACAAAACCGGCCTGTACGCGCTGGACAAGGCCGATTTGTTCAATTTGCTGTGCATCCCGCCCGACACCCGCGAGGGCGACACGCTGAAGGAAGTCTATCAAAAGGCGATGAAATACTGCGCCGACCGGCGCGCCGTGCTGATCGTCGATCCGCCGGCGGCCTGGGGCGCGAATAAGGATACCGCCGCTGCAACGGCTCGCGACGGATTGGCTGGCTTGGGTCTGTCCGGTGTCGAAGCGCGCAATGCCACACTGTACTTTCCGCGCGTGATTCAAAGCGATCCCTTACGCGAAGGCCAGCTCGACGTGTTCGCGCCCAGCGGCATGATCGCCGGCATCATGGCACGCACCGATACCGCGCGCGGCGTCTGGAAAGCGCCGGCGGGTCTGGATGCCTCGCTGAGCGGCATCCAGGGTTTGCAAGTCAATCTTAACGACGCCGAAAACGGCATGCTCAATCCCTTGGGCATCAATTGTTTACGGGCGTTTCCGGTCAACGGTCGGGTGGTCTGGGGCGCGCGTACCTTGCGCGGCGCCGACCAGTTGGCCGACGAATGGAAATACCTGCCGGTGCGCCGCACCGCGTTGTTCATCGAGGAAAGCCTGTATCGCGGCACGCAATGGGTGGTGTTCGAGCCCAACGACGAGCCGCTGTGGGCGCAGATTCGTTTGAACGTCGGCGCCTTCATGCACAACCTGTTTCGCCAGGGCGCTTTTCAGGGCAGTACCCCCAGAGAGGCCTACTTCGTCAAGTGCGATCGGGAAACCACGACGCAAACCGACATCAACTCCGGCATCGTCAATATCGTGGTTGGCTTCGCGCCGTTAAAACCTGCCGAATTTGTGGTCATCAAACTCCAGCAGATGGCTGGTCAAATCGAAGTCTAA
- a CDS encoding DUF4157 domain-containing protein, producing MNKSRSVERPPLSAAPLVGSIKPERGKFSEEPASLPANSERGAHEFGAIPLSPARPGSWQAKLALGRPGDVFEREADAVADKVTGGGRDRALASVGQDGNTLRRAPQPASDSVDAQAAEPETPPQAETAAPESAEKPAEEGDPAQVALLLLESDDLQGEQQPSDGEQAESDDADQAGETEPMRTSPQAGQTPSVSPRQESRIQALRGGGQPLASPVRRFFEPRLGHDLSQVRVHTGVEAGKLADSVSARAFTVGRDVVFGAGQYQPASAGGHWLLAHELTHVLQQQSGLARMPLAPIRVRETSEPRVQGGFFGKLWSGIKKGASAVWGGIKKGAGAVWGGIKKGAGAAWRGIKKAAGKVWDGTKWVAGKVWGGIKAFAGWGWNVLKAGAALAWRQVINFPSRVWRLIKHLGSGIAGAAGWLWDGLKLTWHLDFKGLGNWFLDGILSGAAWIGRLIGKLVDIAGIGEVWDLLFQIIKFNTRTLNATEKSEAQKTFQDNIAYWQVRIDEYSLISAIGALFKGGGGMGVTTFHTINFNQKISASPGSSDMHWLTHELTHVFQYERVGSQYLGEAVHAQATAGYDYKGPDALWRPATNPSPNMLGKHFREFNREQQADIAADYYYSLYSQTTAGGITPVTSDYQPVIDEMRAGDV from the coding sequence ATGAATAAGTCCCGGTCGGTAGAACGTCCGCCGCTTTCCGCAGCGCCATTGGTCGGATCCATTAAACCCGAGCGCGGCAAATTTTCCGAGGAGCCGGCCAGTTTGCCGGCCAATAGCGAACGCGGCGCACATGAATTTGGCGCGATTCCGCTCAGCCCGGCCCGGCCGGGCAGCTGGCAGGCCAAGCTGGCGCTAGGCCGGCCCGGCGATGTGTTCGAGCGCGAGGCCGATGCGGTTGCCGATAAGGTGACTGGCGGCGGTCGTGATCGCGCGCTGGCGTCGGTCGGTCAGGATGGCAATACCTTGAGACGGGCTCCGCAACCGGCCAGCGATAGCGTAGACGCGCAAGCCGCCGAACCCGAAACGCCGCCGCAAGCCGAAACCGCCGCTCCGGAAAGTGCAGAGAAACCGGCCGAGGAGGGCGATCCGGCCCAAGTGGCGTTGCTATTGCTGGAAAGCGACGATCTGCAGGGCGAGCAGCAGCCCAGCGACGGCGAGCAAGCCGAGTCTGACGACGCGGATCAAGCCGGTGAAACGGAGCCAATGCGGACCAGTCCGCAAGCCGGCCAGACGCCCAGCGTGTCGCCGCGTCAGGAATCGCGCATCCAGGCCTTACGCGGCGGCGGTCAACCGTTGGCGAGCCCGGTCAGACGTTTTTTCGAGCCGCGCCTGGGTCACGACCTGAGCCAAGTGCGGGTTCACACCGGCGTCGAAGCCGGCAAATTGGCCGACTCGGTCAGCGCCCGTGCGTTTACCGTCGGTCGCGATGTAGTGTTCGGGGCCGGTCAGTATCAACCCGCTAGCGCAGGCGGGCACTGGTTGTTGGCGCACGAACTGACTCACGTCTTGCAGCAGCAAAGCGGTTTGGCGCGTATGCCGCTGGCGCCGATTCGAGTGCGCGAAACCAGCGAGCCGCGGGTGCAAGGCGGATTTTTCGGCAAATTGTGGAGCGGAATTAAAAAAGGTGCCAGCGCGGTTTGGGGCGGCATCAAGAAGGGCGCCGGCGCGGTTTGGGGTGGGATCAAAAAAGGCGCGGGCGCGGCGTGGCGCGGCATCAAAAAAGCCGCCGGCAAGGTGTGGGACGGTACCAAGTGGGTGGCGGGCAAGGTTTGGGGCGGCATCAAGGCCTTCGCCGGTTGGGGGTGGAATGTGTTGAAAGCCGGCGCGGCCTTGGCCTGGCGGCAGGTCATCAATTTCCCGAGCCGGGTCTGGCGCTTGATCAAGCATTTGGGCAGCGGTATCGCCGGCGCGGCCGGTTGGTTGTGGGACGGCTTGAAACTGACCTGGCATCTGGATTTCAAAGGCCTTGGCAATTGGTTTCTGGACGGCATCCTGTCCGGTGCGGCCTGGATCGGCCGCTTGATCGGCAAATTGGTGGACATCGCCGGCATCGGCGAGGTCTGGGACTTGCTGTTTCAAATCATCAAATTCAACACCCGCACGCTGAATGCGACCGAAAAAAGCGAAGCGCAAAAAACCTTTCAGGACAACATCGCATACTGGCAAGTACGCATAGACGAATATTCGCTGATTTCCGCCATCGGTGCCTTGTTCAAGGGCGGCGGCGGGATGGGCGTGACCACCTTCCACACCATCAATTTCAATCAAAAGATCAGCGCCAGTCCGGGCAGTAGCGACATGCACTGGCTGACGCACGAGCTGACCCATGTCTTCCAATACGAACGCGTGGGATCGCAATATTTGGGCGAAGCGGTCCATGCCCAGGCTACCGCCGGCTACGATTACAAAGGTCCGGACGCGTTGTGGCGGCCGGCCACCAACCCGTCGCCGAATATGCTCGGCAAACACTTCCGCGAATTCAATCGCGAGCAACAGGCCGATATTGCCGCCGATTATTACTACTCGCTGTATAGCCAAACTACCGCCGGCGGCATCACCCCGGTCACCAGCGACTACCAACCGGTGATCGACGAAATGAGGGCAGGCGATGTCTAG